Proteins found in one Nocardia brasiliensis ATCC 700358 genomic segment:
- the glpR gene encoding gephyrin-like molybdotransferase receptor GlpR gives MPNSILWIGLVVLWVFVLFPILADRHPRIRRTTDAALATRVLHRGDSKRRTKSGPAAGHETDPNWRPRRTQRKYAHSDDAEDRMTTPADDPVTEGDQPAIAESAASHPEPDRADAELVDAELAGTDDAEREDADPDSADDLESDTVAAEVDAHQSDPADDDDVHDDHAEQTRPEPAAARIPPARSTVPARVELDDYDAARDDYDDDFDYVPTRRGRGGYDPEADAIARAARYTFRQRAVLGLVLTALLCGGLAVALNPLFWWGCGLSCLVLVGYLTYLRRQVRIEEDIRRRRAARLSRAQQLGEPDHPHHASTPRGSMDRDTARALRRRSSLLEVDDEDPMFDHLDPFDPATARALRDRTSGDMRRAAGE, from the coding sequence ATGCCGAACTCGATTCTGTGGATCGGGCTGGTCGTGCTCTGGGTCTTCGTCCTGTTCCCGATCCTCGCCGACCGGCACCCGCGGATCCGCCGGACCACCGACGCCGCGCTCGCCACCCGCGTGCTGCACCGCGGAGATTCCAAGCGGCGCACCAAGAGTGGCCCGGCTGCCGGACACGAAACCGATCCCAACTGGCGGCCCCGCCGCACACAGAGAAAGTATGCCCACAGCGATGATGCGGAGGACCGGATGACAACACCGGCCGACGACCCCGTCACCGAAGGTGACCAGCCCGCGATCGCCGAATCAGCGGCATCCCACCCCGAACCAGACCGCGCTGACGCCGAACTCGTCGACGCCGAACTCGCCGGCACCGACGATGCCGAGCGCGAGGACGCGGACCCCGACTCCGCCGACGATCTCGAATCCGACACTGTCGCAGCCGAAGTCGACGCACACCAGAGCGACCCGGCCGATGATGACGACGTGCACGACGACCACGCGGAGCAAACCCGCCCCGAACCGGCCGCCGCCCGGATCCCGCCCGCGCGTTCCACCGTGCCCGCCCGCGTCGAACTCGACGACTACGACGCCGCCCGCGACGACTACGACGACGACTTCGACTACGTCCCCACCCGCCGCGGCCGCGGCGGCTACGACCCCGAAGCCGACGCCATCGCCCGCGCCGCCCGCTACACCTTCCGGCAGCGCGCCGTCCTCGGCCTCGTCCTCACCGCCCTGCTCTGCGGCGGCCTCGCCGTAGCCCTCAACCCCCTCTTCTGGTGGGGCTGCGGCCTGTCCTGCCTGGTCCTCGTCGGCTACCTCACCTACCTACGCCGCCAAGTCCGCATCGAAGAGGACATCCGCCGCCGCCGCGCCGCCCGCCTCAGCCGCGCCCAGCAACTAGGCGAACCCGACCACCCCCACCACGCCTCCACCCCCCGCGGCAGCATGGACCGCGACACCGCCCGAGCCCTCCGCAGGCGCTCGTCCCTACTAGAGGTGGACGACGAGGACCCCATGTTCGACCACCTCGACCCCTTCGACCCGGCCACCGCCCGAGCACTGCGGGACCGGACGAGCGGGGATATGCGCCGGGCAGCAGGGGAGTAG
- a CDS encoding ATP-binding protein, producing MNDVLRAPAEVKYAEELDWLESIDDGPKPFAWRLSPKMVRMFILGSERADGLDREVAQKWFGDRSFVERSIVTLASDRGLLLIGDPGTGKSWLAELLAAAISRNSTLVVQGTAGTTEDHIKYSWNISMVIAKGQSRESMIASPIMTAMEQGVIGRFEELTRSTSDVQDALISILSEKYVSIPELDDDNVVFAQPGFSIIATANSRDRGVNDLSSALKRRFNFVRIPVVSNKKSEAEIVRFRTTELLRRHSIELDLPPTLLDILLESFADLRAAAAAATSDDDKLESALSTAEQIGVLEDAILHSQFFGAKELRAETLAGSLVGSLARRTPEDLAILNKYLHGVVEPRSKDKKGNAAWGEFLEGGRAAIARLS from the coding sequence ATGAACGACGTTTTGCGCGCCCCCGCCGAGGTCAAGTACGCCGAGGAACTGGATTGGCTGGAGTCCATCGACGACGGCCCCAAGCCGTTCGCGTGGCGGTTGAGCCCGAAGATGGTGCGGATGTTCATTCTCGGTTCCGAACGCGCCGACGGGCTGGACCGCGAGGTGGCCCAGAAGTGGTTCGGCGACCGAAGTTTCGTCGAGCGCAGCATCGTCACCCTGGCCTCGGACCGGGGCCTGCTGCTCATCGGCGATCCGGGTACCGGCAAGAGCTGGCTGGCCGAGTTGCTGGCCGCCGCCATCAGCCGCAACTCCACCCTGGTGGTGCAGGGCACCGCCGGGACCACCGAGGACCACATCAAGTACTCGTGGAACATCTCCATGGTCATCGCCAAGGGGCAGTCCCGGGAGTCGATGATCGCGTCCCCGATCATGACCGCCATGGAGCAGGGCGTGATCGGCCGCTTCGAGGAGCTCACCCGCTCCACCAGTGACGTGCAGGATGCGCTGATCTCCATCCTGTCGGAGAAGTACGTCTCGATTCCCGAACTCGACGACGACAACGTCGTGTTCGCGCAGCCGGGCTTCTCGATCATCGCCACGGCCAACAGCCGCGACCGCGGCGTGAACGACCTCTCGTCGGCGCTCAAGCGCCGGTTCAATTTCGTCCGGATCCCGGTGGTGTCCAACAAGAAGAGCGAGGCGGAGATCGTGCGCTTCCGCACCACCGAACTGCTGCGCCGGCACTCCATCGAACTGGATTTGCCGCCCACACTGCTGGACATCCTGCTGGAGAGCTTCGCCGACCTGCGGGCCGCCGCGGCCGCCGCCACCAGCGACGACGACAAGCTGGAATCGGCGCTGTCCACCGCCGAGCAGATCGGCGTGCTCGAAGACGCCATCCTGCACAGCCAGTTCTTCGGCGCGAAGGAACTGCGCGCCGAAACCCTGGCCGGCTCGCTCGTCGGGTCGCTGGCTCGGCGCACGCCCGAGGACCTCGCCATTCTGAACAAGTACCTGCACGGCGTGGTCGAGCCGCGCAGCAAGGACAAGAAGGGGAACGCGGCCTGGGGTGAGTTCCTGGAAGGCGGCCGGGCAGCGATCGCGAGGCTCTCGTGA
- a CDS encoding GlxA family transcriptional regulator, translated as MSPTSAAAPRRRIGILVFDGVKMLDFVGPAEVFVEANQSVAGYEVVLVSADGTDVQTSIGARIEVAGGAGEAGSFDTVVIPGSELPHARWMTPDVLTATQLLARRTRRLASICSGTFVLANLGLLDGKQATTHWKFTTDLARRFPAVTVDPDSIFVRDGNVYSSAGVAAGIDLALALVEEDHGADVARAVAQSLVVYMQRAGGQSQFSASLRGPAPRSPLTRKVVDLICADPAHPHTVQTLAAHAQVSVRHLTRLFRTELESSPAEYVAFIRFGLARDKLHAGYTVTEAAMAAGYGSSEALRRAFVARLGISPRKYQERFRSTGVTAATFTEPATAAVS; from the coding sequence ATGTCCCCTACTTCAGCCGCGGCCCCGCGTCGCCGGATCGGCATCCTGGTTTTCGACGGCGTGAAGATGCTCGACTTCGTCGGGCCCGCGGAGGTCTTCGTCGAGGCGAACCAATCGGTGGCGGGGTACGAGGTCGTGCTGGTCTCGGCCGACGGCACGGACGTGCAGACCTCGATCGGCGCGCGCATCGAGGTCGCGGGCGGGGCCGGCGAGGCGGGCAGCTTCGACACCGTGGTGATTCCCGGCAGCGAGTTGCCGCATGCGCGCTGGATGACGCCCGACGTGCTGACGGCCACGCAACTACTGGCCCGGCGCACCCGGCGGCTGGCTTCGATTTGCAGCGGAACGTTCGTCCTCGCGAACCTCGGTTTGCTCGACGGCAAGCAAGCGACCACGCACTGGAAATTCACCACCGACCTGGCGCGTCGCTTCCCGGCGGTCACCGTCGATCCGGATTCGATCTTCGTGCGCGACGGAAACGTCTACAGCTCAGCGGGTGTCGCGGCGGGCATCGATCTGGCGCTGGCGCTGGTCGAGGAGGATCACGGCGCGGACGTCGCCAGGGCGGTCGCGCAATCGCTCGTGGTCTACATGCAGCGCGCGGGCGGGCAGTCACAGTTCTCCGCCTCGCTGCGCGGACCGGCGCCGCGCAGTCCGCTCACCCGCAAGGTGGTGGACCTGATCTGCGCGGACCCGGCGCATCCGCACACCGTGCAGACTCTCGCCGCGCACGCCCAGGTCAGCGTGCGGCACCTGACCCGGCTGTTCCGCACCGAATTGGAGAGTTCGCCGGCCGAGTACGTCGCGTTCATCCGGTTCGGGCTGGCCAGGGACAAACTGCACGCGGGGTACACGGTGACCGAGGCCGCGATGGCCGCCGGATACGGCAGCAGTGAGGCGCTGCGCCGGGCATTTGTTGCGCGCCTCGGTATTTCGCCCCGGAAGTATCAGGAGAGATTCCGCTCCACCGGCGTGACCGCGGCCACTTTCACGGAGCCCGCGACGGCGGCTGTGTCCTGA
- a CDS encoding PLP-dependent aminotransferase family protein has translation MTAVSSRAAVRSGPIDDMFTALARRPELISFAVGAPDPALLPGDLVAGLAADVVAEYGASVLQYGTTRGFPPLLDQAQLLLRKRQITDAAELTHIATGGSGALHSTCMALLGPGSVVLVETPTYGPAVKVFRSHGAVVIEVESDADGIVPAALDAALTRQAVAMVYLLPTFQNPTGRTMSATRRRQIAEIVVRHRVTVVEDDVYVDLRYQGAPVPAFWSFAPANTVYLTSLSKTVAPALRIGIAVLPEYLLEPVLALKQGIDMQTSTFNQAIAATFLRSAEGAAHVARSIDGYGAKLATLTAALHRYMPPEFSWIEPEGGMFVWVEGPTDFDADRMISPALDAGIALLPGSLFYAADNPPRNAIRLSFANVPSAQIDRGVRILAELCAPR, from the coding sequence GTGACAGCCGTCAGTTCCCGCGCGGCAGTGCGCAGCGGGCCGATCGACGATATGTTCACGGCGCTGGCCCGGCGGCCGGAGCTGATCTCGTTCGCGGTCGGCGCGCCGGATCCCGCTTTGCTGCCAGGCGATTTGGTGGCTGGGCTGGCCGCTGATGTCGTCGCTGAATACGGGGCCTCGGTTCTGCAATACGGGACGACCCGCGGGTTTCCGCCGCTTCTGGACCAGGCGCAGTTACTCCTGCGGAAACGGCAGATCACCGATGCGGCGGAGCTGACGCATATCGCGACGGGCGGCTCCGGAGCCCTGCACAGTACGTGCATGGCGCTTCTCGGCCCGGGCTCGGTGGTGCTGGTGGAAACACCGACTTATGGACCTGCGGTGAAGGTGTTCCGCAGTCACGGGGCCGTCGTCATCGAAGTCGAGTCGGATGCGGACGGCATCGTGCCCGCGGCACTGGATGCCGCACTGACCCGCCAGGCGGTGGCGATGGTCTATCTGCTGCCGACTTTCCAGAACCCGACCGGACGAACCATGTCTGCCACCAGGCGCCGGCAGATCGCCGAAATCGTTGTGCGACATAGGGTGACGGTGGTGGAGGACGACGTTTATGTCGACCTCAGATATCAGGGTGCCCCAGTGCCCGCCTTCTGGTCCTTCGCGCCGGCCAACACCGTCTACCTGACCTCACTGTCGAAAACTGTTGCGCCCGCGCTGCGCATCGGTATCGCGGTGCTGCCGGAGTATCTGCTGGAGCCTGTGCTTGCGTTGAAGCAAGGCATCGATATGCAGACCTCGACCTTCAACCAGGCGATTGCCGCGACCTTCCTGCGCAGCGCGGAAGGTGCCGCACATGTGGCCCGATCCATCGATGGTTACGGAGCGAAGCTGGCCACGCTCACCGCTGCGCTACACCGGTACATGCCGCCCGAATTCTCGTGGATCGAGCCGGAAGGCGGAATGTTCGTTTGGGTCGAGGGACCAACAGATTTCGACGCCGACAGGATGATTAGCCCGGCGTTGGACGCAGGTATCGCACTGCTGCCCGGCAGCCTGTTCTATGCCGCGGATAACCCGCCCCGCAACGCGATCCGGCTCAGCTTTGCGAACGTGCCCAGCGCACAGATCGACCGCGGTGTGCGGATACTCGCCGAACTATGCGCGCCGCGATGA
- a CDS encoding cupin domain-containing protein, producing the protein MMNAHKAVRVVAAADAAKQIGRQAQHLVPCITRETSGSQGISAGMVNMAPGKVSRAHYHARSEIIVLCLQGRAVTLIGAELTPYVHGPGDFVYIPEGVVHVAVNLSETEDLVAVEMRTDPMFNDDVVLTPEHDGAVAEVVARLRREFSMVGAGL; encoded by the coding sequence ATGATGAACGCCCACAAGGCCGTACGTGTCGTCGCCGCTGCTGATGCCGCGAAGCAGATCGGGCGGCAGGCTCAGCATCTCGTTCCCTGTATAACGAGGGAAACGTCTGGGAGCCAGGGTATTTCGGCCGGAATGGTGAATATGGCGCCGGGGAAGGTGTCGCGGGCGCACTATCATGCGCGCAGCGAGATCATCGTTCTCTGTCTGCAGGGTCGTGCAGTGACGCTGATCGGTGCCGAATTGACGCCTTACGTGCACGGACCAGGGGATTTCGTGTACATCCCCGAGGGGGTGGTGCATGTCGCCGTGAACCTCAGCGAGACCGAGGATTTGGTTGCTGTGGAGATGCGCACCGATCCGATGTTCAACGACGACGTGGTGCTCACGCCGGAGCACGACGGCGCTGTCGCGGAGGTCGTCGCGCGGCTGCGTCGGGAGTTTTCGATGGTGGGCGCGGGTCTGTGA
- a CDS encoding TetR/AcrR family transcriptional regulator: MGRPRRFDESGLLDAAIELFWSKGFDSTSVEDVSAVTGVGNGSIYAAFGNKKGLFLAAFARYCERRAQFVSETVRAAPGSARAAVRTLLRSVIDDCAAQPGRRGCLLINSIAELGGRIPEVVTIGNRATTAMEEAVAERLRPTMPPGGETELSALSANIILVSQGLILFSRLGTPRPRLLEIADISCAALPTPWADQLTPARQ, translated from the coding sequence ATGGGACGCCCCCGCCGGTTCGACGAATCGGGCCTGCTCGACGCCGCGATCGAGCTGTTCTGGTCGAAAGGTTTCGACAGCACCTCGGTGGAGGACGTCTCGGCCGTGACCGGAGTGGGCAACGGCAGCATCTACGCCGCCTTCGGCAACAAGAAGGGCCTGTTCCTCGCTGCTTTCGCGCGCTACTGCGAGCGCCGCGCGCAATTCGTGAGTGAGACCGTCCGCGCGGCTCCCGGCTCGGCTCGCGCCGCCGTGCGCACACTGCTGCGTTCCGTCATCGACGACTGCGCCGCCCAGCCCGGCCGCCGCGGCTGCCTGCTGATCAACAGCATTGCCGAACTCGGCGGCCGGATCCCCGAAGTCGTGACCATCGGCAACCGCGCCACCACCGCCATGGAAGAGGCTGTCGCCGAACGCCTCCGCCCCACCATGCCCCCCGGCGGCGAAACCGAACTCTCCGCCCTCAGCGCCAACATCATCCTGGTCTCCCAAGGCCTGATCCTCTTCAGCCGCCTAGGCACCCCCCGCCCCCGCCTCCTCGAAATAGCCGACATCTCCTGCGCCGCCCTCCCCACCCCCTGGGCCGACCAACTCACCCCCGCTCGCCAATGA
- a CDS encoding alpha/beta hydrolase, with the protein MTGNPLGISLEQAAQEFVDATSQPPFLYQLAPEEGRKAVDGVQDSPIFKPEIDEEWITVEGGPTGSVRVRIVKPRGVTEPLPVIVYTHGAGWVFGDAHTHDRLVRDLAVGVHAAVVFPEYDRSPEVRYPVANEQSYRVAQWVSTNGAEKGLDSSRIAIAGDSVGGNMAIALTLMAKERGDVSFLQQVLFYPVTDANFDTGSYQQFAEGYFLTRDGMKWFWDQYTTDEADRAQITASPLRASTAQLAGLPPALVITGEADVLRDEGEAFAGKLREAGVPVTQVRYGGIIHDFVMVNSMHDTHAAKAAVAQAVAALKAALY; encoded by the coding sequence ATGACTGGGAACCCATTGGGTATCTCGCTCGAGCAAGCCGCGCAGGAGTTCGTGGACGCGACCTCACAGCCGCCGTTCCTCTACCAGTTGGCGCCTGAAGAAGGCCGCAAGGCGGTCGACGGCGTGCAGGACAGCCCGATCTTCAAGCCCGAGATCGATGAGGAGTGGATCACCGTCGAGGGTGGGCCTACCGGTTCGGTGCGGGTCCGGATCGTCAAGCCCCGGGGCGTAACCGAGCCGCTGCCGGTGATCGTCTACACCCACGGCGCAGGTTGGGTTTTCGGTGACGCGCACACTCACGACCGGCTGGTTCGCGACCTCGCCGTCGGCGTGCACGCGGCGGTGGTCTTCCCCGAATACGACCGCTCGCCCGAGGTGCGCTACCCGGTCGCGAACGAACAGTCCTATCGAGTTGCGCAGTGGGTCAGCACAAATGGTGCGGAGAAGGGCCTCGACTCGTCGCGGATCGCGATCGCCGGCGACTCGGTCGGCGGCAACATGGCCATCGCGCTGACGCTGATGGCGAAGGAGCGCGGCGATGTGTCGTTCCTGCAGCAGGTGCTGTTCTACCCGGTGACCGATGCCAACTTCGATACCGGCTCGTACCAGCAGTTCGCCGAAGGCTACTTCCTCACCCGTGACGGCATGAAGTGGTTCTGGGACCAGTACACGACCGACGAGGCGGACCGCGCGCAGATCACGGCGTCCCCGTTGCGGGCGAGCACCGCGCAATTGGCCGGCCTGCCCCCGGCTTTGGTGATTACTGGCGAGGCAGACGTGCTTCGTGACGAGGGTGAGGCCTTCGCGGGCAAGCTGCGGGAGGCCGGCGTGCCGGTCACGCAGGTGCGCTATGGCGGGATCATCCACGACTTCGTGATGGTGAATTCGATGCACGACACCCACGCCGCGAAAGCTGCTGTGGCACAGGCTGTTGCTGCGTTGAAGGCCGCCCTCTACTAA
- a CDS encoding alpha/beta fold hydrolase: MTDNPTIVLVHGAFADSSSWHSVIENLRGQGYSVLAAANPLRGLATDAAYVASVLRTIDGPIVLVGHSYGGSVITVAAEGNPNVTALVYIAAFLPDQGESALELTGKFPGSTLPPTTREAIYPLADGSSATELYIRQDEFPQQFAADVPAATAQQMAVTQRPVAVAALQEPAAVAAWKSIPSFALLTTEDKNIPLEVQRFMVQRAGATAVETAASHAVSVSRPDMVSELIVAAVKK; the protein is encoded by the coding sequence GTGACCGACAACCCCACCATCGTGCTGGTCCACGGCGCGTTCGCTGATTCCTCCAGTTGGCACAGCGTGATCGAAAACCTGCGTGGGCAGGGCTATTCCGTGCTCGCCGCGGCCAATCCGCTGCGCGGTCTCGCCACCGACGCCGCTTATGTGGCCTCCGTACTACGGACCATCGACGGACCGATCGTTCTGGTCGGCCACTCGTACGGCGGTAGCGTCATTACCGTTGCGGCCGAGGGGAATCCCAACGTGACCGCGCTCGTCTACATCGCCGCCTTCCTGCCCGACCAGGGTGAGAGCGCGCTGGAACTCACCGGAAAATTCCCCGGCTCCACCCTGCCGCCGACCACCCGCGAAGCGATCTACCCCCTCGCCGACGGCAGTTCTGCCACCGAGCTCTACATCCGCCAGGATGAGTTCCCACAGCAGTTCGCCGCCGACGTGCCCGCGGCGACCGCTCAGCAGATGGCCGTCACGCAACGACCGGTGGCGGTCGCCGCACTGCAGGAGCCCGCCGCCGTGGCGGCGTGGAAATCGATCCCTTCGTTCGCGCTGCTGACCACCGAGGACAAGAACATTCCGCTCGAAGTACAGCGGTTCATGGTGCAGCGTGCTGGTGCTACGGCTGTCGAAACAGCTGCGTCGCATGCGGTTTCGGTGTCACGTCCGGATATGGTAAGCGAACTGATCGTTGCTGCGGTGAAGAAGTAG
- a CDS encoding DUF5682 family protein has protein sequence MTASDTRPAPNTFAALREQLADAAVAFAGAPGAAGDILAGMIDDVDRALSERLEIFPVCHHSPASGLAMVRRLREKQPRVIYLELCEDLRPLLDELRNCRLPVALQAFATDTAGFPVEWAPLSVVAPITESSAEYQAIAYALETPGVELVLVDRSTDHVFQWAPDDEPAPADGEQSEEDGLHGSAVGIEIGDLRPRFAELEEHLLHHGKVRHWSEWWDQYVEQPLADADYDTYRQVMVMIGSLFRRLRRGSTAEDENRERYMWTRMREHLAANDIDPSQALHVCGAAHAASPVEEFGLAAPATSFEISPRSATTWHYGLIPSSHSAIEAQFGLAGGAVSIAAATWAKGLRRGALQSFQLTGQPGTKKRAKKALLPAAAETEVADQLSGFLSRPPVLDPLDEAELLEWSVDIVRLARRNGYLASTADAIAVFETSILLAGLRNRARPTPYDFQDAAVTCIEKDRVPGRRDVRRLCEILLGGDRIGQVGYAALPPLARDVLDRLEPLGLDLSKRTLQRALLDLKTTPDLRACSDLLWLLRKLLPYDALRPIMGSRGLGTTSIQESWDIGLGKYQRSLVELGYEGVTVEQVLEQRLHRAVTAPDATAAIALAAVEDALVYLGSVRLADELGNRAVELLAAERTVDDAPLVLRRIRLLLNYFRSTEGGLSAWCERFVTAGYAHYCTLLPTAFTAEETGPAQVAAMLGFLFGMENLALSLGCDHTQLELAVLQSHPEAPAKVALLWAARFQLGLLTMAELRSRCDEMLANPLMLPSVPQYVSGFVQAIDPAPALKPFVVELLSKAFGTLPDAVLLPWLPKLITTLKDQAGDLIPGLVREAGRTFPGALPAVDAFTAPWSLESPSTPTPLTPSPEGSVNDLLATHPTTCDALATLLGIDGAWQEPQPAASHEVADLLHRFPTTATALAHHLTPT, from the coding sequence GTGACCGCCTCCGACACCCGCCCCGCGCCGAATACCTTTGCCGCACTGCGGGAACAGCTGGCGGACGCGGCCGTCGCGTTCGCCGGCGCGCCCGGGGCGGCGGGCGACATCCTCGCGGGCATGATCGACGATGTCGACCGGGCGCTGTCCGAGCGCTTGGAGATCTTCCCGGTCTGCCACCACTCCCCCGCATCGGGTCTGGCCATGGTGCGGCGACTGCGCGAAAAGCAGCCCCGCGTCATCTATCTGGAACTGTGCGAGGACCTGCGGCCCCTGCTGGACGAACTGCGTAACTGCCGGCTGCCGGTGGCATTGCAGGCCTTCGCCACCGACACCGCGGGTTTCCCGGTGGAATGGGCGCCGCTGTCGGTGGTCGCGCCGATCACCGAATCCTCGGCCGAATATCAGGCCATCGCTTACGCACTCGAAACGCCGGGCGTCGAACTGGTGCTGGTGGACCGGTCCACCGATCACGTCTTCCAGTGGGCGCCCGACGACGAGCCGGCACCGGCCGACGGCGAGCAGTCCGAAGAAGACGGCCTGCACGGCTCGGCGGTCGGCATCGAAATCGGCGATCTGCGACCACGTTTCGCCGAGTTGGAAGAGCACCTGCTACACCACGGCAAGGTCCGGCACTGGTCCGAGTGGTGGGACCAGTACGTCGAACAGCCCCTCGCGGACGCCGACTACGACACCTACCGGCAGGTGATGGTCATGATCGGCAGCCTGTTCCGGCGGTTGCGGCGCGGCAGCACCGCCGAAGACGAGAACCGCGAACGGTACATGTGGACTCGGATGCGGGAACACCTGGCCGCCAACGACATCGACCCGAGTCAGGCGCTGCACGTGTGCGGCGCGGCCCATGCGGCCAGTCCGGTCGAGGAGTTCGGACTGGCCGCACCCGCGACCTCGTTCGAGATCTCCCCGCGCTCGGCCACCACGTGGCACTACGGGCTGATTCCGTCCAGCCATTCCGCCATCGAGGCGCAGTTCGGGCTGGCCGGTGGCGCTGTGTCGATCGCGGCGGCCACCTGGGCGAAGGGTCTGCGGCGCGGGGCGTTGCAGTCGTTCCAGCTGACAGGCCAGCCCGGCACGAAGAAGCGTGCCAAGAAGGCGCTGCTGCCTGCTGCGGCCGAAACCGAAGTGGCGGATCAGCTTTCCGGGTTCCTGTCGCGACCGCCGGTACTCGATCCGCTCGACGAGGCCGAACTCCTCGAATGGTCGGTGGATATCGTGCGGCTCGCCCGCCGCAACGGCTATCTGGCCAGCACCGCCGACGCCATCGCCGTGTTCGAGACCTCGATCCTGTTGGCGGGCTTGCGCAATCGCGCCCGGCCGACGCCGTACGACTTCCAGGACGCGGCCGTCACCTGCATCGAGAAGGACCGCGTGCCCGGACGGCGCGACGTGCGGCGGCTGTGCGAGATCCTGCTCGGCGGCGACCGCATCGGCCAGGTCGGCTACGCGGCCCTGCCGCCGCTGGCCCGCGACGTACTCGACCGGCTGGAACCCCTCGGCCTGGACCTGTCCAAACGAACGCTGCAACGCGCGCTGCTGGACCTGAAGACCACACCGGACCTGCGGGCCTGCTCGGACCTGCTGTGGTTGCTGCGCAAACTGCTGCCGTACGACGCACTGCGGCCCATCATGGGTTCGCGCGGGCTCGGAACGACCTCGATCCAAGAAAGCTGGGATATCGGGCTCGGCAAATACCAGCGCTCACTGGTCGAACTCGGCTACGAGGGCGTCACCGTGGAACAGGTGCTGGAGCAACGCCTGCACCGGGCCGTCACCGCGCCGGACGCGACTGCCGCGATCGCGCTCGCCGCGGTCGAGGACGCGCTGGTGTATCTGGGCTCGGTACGGCTCGCCGACGAGTTGGGCAACCGGGCGGTCGAACTGCTCGCCGCCGAACGGACCGTCGACGACGCGCCACTCGTACTACGCCGTATCCGCCTGCTGCTCAACTACTTTCGCTCCACCGAAGGCGGCTTGTCCGCCTGGTGCGAACGCTTCGTGACCGCCGGCTACGCCCACTACTGCACCCTGCTGCCCACCGCCTTCACCGCCGAGGAAACCGGCCCGGCACAAGTCGCGGCAATGCTGGGTTTCCTGTTCGGGATGGAAAACCTCGCCCTGTCCCTGGGTTGCGACCACACCCAACTGGAATTGGCGGTGCTGCAATCACATCCGGAGGCACCGGCCAAGGTGGCACTGCTGTGGGCGGCGCGTTTCCAACTCGGCCTGCTGACGATGGCCGAGTTGCGCTCCCGGTGCGACGAGATGCTGGCCAATCCGCTGATGCTGCCGTCGGTTCCGCAGTACGTCAGCGGCTTCGTCCAGGCCATCGACCCCGCGCCCGCCCTGAAACCCTTTGTGGTGGAACTCCTCTCGAAGGCCTTCGGCACACTCCCCGACGCGGTGCTGCTGCCCTGGCTACCGAAGCTCATCACCACCCTGAAAGATCAAGCGGGCGACTTGATCCCCGGCCTGGTCCGCGAAGCAGGCCGCACCTTCCCCGGCGCGCTCCCCGCCGTAGACGCCTTCACCGCACCTTGGTCCCTCGAATCCCCCTCCACCCCAACACCACTGACACCGTCCCCCGAGGGCTCCGTCAACGACCTACTCGCCACCCACCCCACCACCTGCGACGCCCTCGCCACCCTCCTCGGCATCGACGGCGCCTGGCAGGAACCCCAACCAGCAGCCAGCCACGAAGTAGCCGACCTACTCCACCGATTCCCCACCACCGCCACCGCCCTGGCCCACCACCTCACCCCAACGTAA
- a CDS encoding nuclear transport factor 2 family protein — translation MTAATHPARTASKALHAAVQARDKDTWLNLFAADALVEDPVGPSHFDAEGKGHRGRDAISAFWDNAIAPNDSIEFLFDDSFACGSEVAYTGKVRSQNSGQVLEAEGVFIYNVDDTGKIVAVRAFWEGERTMQTMRPA, via the coding sequence ATGACCGCCGCCACCCACCCGGCACGCACCGCCAGCAAGGCTTTACACGCGGCGGTCCAGGCGCGAGACAAAGACACCTGGCTGAACCTGTTCGCTGCGGACGCCCTCGTCGAGGACCCCGTTGGCCCTTCACATTTCGACGCCGAAGGTAAGGGACACCGCGGCCGCGACGCCATCTCCGCGTTCTGGGACAACGCCATCGCCCCCAACGACTCGATCGAGTTCCTGTTCGACGACTCCTTCGCCTGCGGAAGCGAAGTCGCCTACACCGGCAAAGTCCGCAGCCAGAACAGTGGCCAGGTGCTCGAAGCCGAAGGTGTTTTCATCTATAACGTTGACGACACCGGCAAGATCGTCGCCGTGCGCGCCTTCTGGGAGGGTGAGCGCACCATGCAGACGATGCGACCGGCCTGA